GCCAGTTTTTTTCTATCCACACTTTTGCAAAAGCACAGGATTCTAAAAATCCCCGTTTTTCTCCATTTATATACTCCGATTTTCCCTTCCATGCAGAGCTTATGGGCATATCGTAATATTTATCAAGATTTTCAATGGTAAGTTGCTCACCGTTTTCTATAACTTTTTTTGCTATATTTTTACCCCTTTCCAGGCCAAAATTATATATAGCCTTTTTTATAGTGTTTTTTGCGTCTTCCCCGTAGTCTTCAATCATGACTTTTGTAAGGTGATAATATAAAAGAGCCATTAATTCTGCCATGGTTTCCACAGCATTATTATTATTATTTTCCTTCACGGCT
This genomic window from Thermovenabulum gondwanense contains:
- a CDS encoding L-2-amino-thiazoline-4-carboxylic acid hydrolase; translation: MKENNNNNAVETMAELMALLYYHLTKVMIEDYGEDAKNTIKKAIYNFGLERGKNIAKKVIENGEQLTIENLDKYYDMPISSAWKGKSEYINGEKRGFLESCAFAKVWIEKNWQEIGRLYCEVDPAIREGYNPDIIYKSLKNVLEGYDCCESLTKYRA